In a single window of the Anabas testudineus chromosome 17, fAnaTes1.2, whole genome shotgun sequence genome:
- the kif2c gene encoding kinesin-like protein KIF2C isoform X3, with protein MESSLSRLLVGLSVQISRSDGRVHPATVKSVDTVKSTVMVEWHERNICRGKEVEVSELCTLNPDLLDHINAVTNKAADPPLVQDKKYEGRLRSSRIPAPSSFASRSQARQTCMFQAPAPVPAAAAAAPTSESSQANPETIRPDIPPSSVPTNSATLNKQRRKNEAKPAQLLPFVRESVKENEEPERMPPPPAVKGRRKSVAPQETNKGSKRLSCVIKPPEMQTKRGKFGEPSRPNQKFYEMIQDFRETLEIIPISSADLVEPHRICVCVRKRPLNKQEINRKEIDVVTIPGKGALLVHEPKHKVDLTKYLENQMFHFDYSFDETATNELVYKFTAKPLVQSIFDGCMATCFAYGQTGSGKTHTMGGDFTGRQQNSAKGIYALAAQDVFAYLSNRKYSNLDLSAYVSFFEIYNGKVYDLLNKKAKLRVLEDVRQQVQVVGLEEVYVTTAEEVIRMIQTGSACRTSGQTSANANSSRSHAILQIVLRRNDRASTLHGKFSLVDLAGNERGTDVSSNDRSTLVETAEINRSLLALKECIRSLGKNSDHIPFRMSTLTKVLRDSFIGEKSRTCMISMVSPGMASCEYTMNTLRYADRVKELNGNSKASGAAKSQEPVNSSSDEESVVDTSVYDAISQVAELEEKVYVELQRATELVKAMEQTSYNIESGLPDLVDHSRKLLDTVLALQSAVDQERMTRLNH; from the exons ATGGAGAGCAGCCTGTCCAGACTTCTTGTTGGACTCTCTGTACAGATCAGTCGCAGTGATG GACGAGTGCATCCGGCGACGGTGAAATCCGTTGACACCGTCAAGTCCACGGTTATGGTGGAGTGGCATGAGAGGAACATCTGCCGAGGAAAGGAG GTTGAAGTGAGTGAGTTATGTACACTCAATCCAGATCTACTGGATCATATAAATGCTGTCACCAACAAAGCTGCAGACCCACCACTGGTTCAAGACAAG AAATATGAAGGTCGATTGCGCTCATCCAGGATTCCTGCCCCTTCCTCCT TTGCCAGTCGGTCTCAGGCAAGGCAGACGTGCATGTTCCAGGCTCCTGCCCCagttccagcagcagcagcagcagctccaacctcagaGTCTTCTCAGGCAAACCCAGAGACAATTCGCCCTGATATTCCCCCATCATCAGTCCCCACAAACTCTG CGACTCTTAATAAGCAAAGGAGAAAGAATGAGGCCAAACCAGCACAGTTGCTGCCTTTTGTTCGAGAGTCTGTAAAGGAAAATGAAGAACCTGAGAGAATGCCTCCTCCGCCTGCAGTCAAAG GCAGAAGAAAATCAGTTGCCCCCCAAGAGACAAACAAAGGCAGCAAAAGGCTCTCTTGTGTAATAAAACCCCCTGAAATGCAGACCAAGAGGGGAAAG tttggAGAGCCTTCTCGACCAAACCAAAAGTTCTACGAGATGATCCAAGACTTCAGAGAGACTTTAGAAATCATCCCCATATCATCTGCAGACCTG gttgAACCTCACAGGATTTGCGTGTGTGTTCGCAAACGGCCACTTAACAAGCAAG AGATAAATAGGAAGGAGATAGATGTTGTGACCATACCTGGAAAGGGGGCACTATTGGTCCATGAGCCAAAACACAAAGTGGACCTCACCAAGTACTTGGAAAACCAAATGTTCCACTTTGACTACTCCTTCGACGAGACTGCCACCAATGAACTGGTCTACAA GTTCACTGCCAAACCTTTGGTGCAGTCAATTTTTGACGGTTGCATGGCAACATGTTTCGCCTATGGccagacaggaagtggaaagACTCAT ACAATGGGGGGTGATTTCACAGGGAGGCAGCAGAACAGTGCCAAAGGGATCTACGCCTTGGCAG CCCAGGATGTTTTCGCCTATCTCAGCAACAGGAAGTATTCCAACCTGGATCTCTCTGCCTATGTCAGCTTCTTTGAGATTTACAATGGCAAA GTGTATGACCTGCTGAACAAGAAGGCCAAGCTCCGTGTTCTGGAGGATGTCCGACAGCAGGTTCAGGTCGTGGGCCTAGAGGAGGTCTACGTCACCACAGCAGAAGAGGTCATCAGGATGATACAGACAGGCAGTGCATGCAG AACATCAGGCCAGACGTCAGCAAACGCCAACTCATCCCGCTCCCATGCGATTCTCCAGATTGTGCTACGACGCAATGACCGTGCTTCCACGCTGCATGGCAAGTTTTCATTGGTTGATTTGGCTGGCAATGAGCGTGGCACGGATGTCAGCAGCAATGACCGCAGCACTTTGGTTGAGACTGCAGAGATCAACCGCAGCCTGCTGGCTCTCAAG GAATGCATTCGTTCACTGGGAAAAAACAGCGATCACATTCCTTTCCGAATGAGCACTTTAACCAAGGTCCTCAGGGATTCCTTTATTGGAGAGAAGTCCCGGACCTGCATG atTTCTATGGTGTCGCCCGGCATGGCTTCATGTGAATATACAATGAACACACTACGTTATGCTGACAG AGTGAAGGAACTGAATGGTAATTCCAAAGCCAGTGGAGCAGCCAAGTCACAAGAGCCTGTAAATAGCTCCTCAGATGAG GAATCTGTTGTGGATACCAGTGTGTATGATGCTATATCCCAAGTGGCAGAGCTAGAGGAGAAAGTTTATGTGGAGCTCCAA aggGCAACTGAACTTGTCAAGGCAATGGAGCAAACATCATACAACATTGAGTCAGGACTTCCTGACCTGGTGGATCATTCACGGAAGCTACTGG ACACAGTACTGGCCTTGCAGTCTGCTGTGGATCAGGAGAGAATGACGAGGCTGAACCATTGA
- the kif2c gene encoding kinesin-like protein KIF2C isoform X2 → MESSLSRLLVGLSVQISRSDGRVHPATVKSVDTVKSTVMVEWHERNICRGKEVEVSELCTLNPDLLDHINAVTNKAADPPLVQDKKYEGRLRSSRIPAPSSSSAPAVTKAEESVASRSQARQTCMFQAPAPVPAAAAAAPTSESSQANPETIRPDIPPSSVPTNSATLNKQRRKNEAKPAQLLPFVRESVKENEEPERMPPPPAVKGRRKSVAPQETNKGSKRLSCVIKPPEMQTKRGKFGEPSRPNQKFYEMIQDFRETLEIIPISSADLVEPHRICVCVRKRPLNKQEINRKEIDVVTIPGKGALLVHEPKHKVDLTKYLENQMFHFDYSFDETATNELVYKFTAKPLVQSIFDGCMATCFAYGQTGSGKTHTMGGDFTGRQQNSAKGIYALAAQDVFAYLSNRKYSNLDLSAYVSFFEIYNGKVYDLLNKKAKLRVLEDVRQQVQVVGLEEVYVTTAEEVIRMIQTGSACRTSGQTSANANSSRSHAILQIVLRRNDRASTLHGKFSLVDLAGNERGTDVSSNDRSTLVETAEINRSLLALKECIRSLGKNSDHIPFRMSTLTKVLRDSFIGEKSRTCMISMVSPGMASCEYTMNTLRYADRVKELNGNSKASGAAKSQEPVNSSSDEESVVDTSVYDAISQVAELEEKVYVELQRATELVKAMEQTSYNIESGLPDLVDHSRKLLDTVLALQSAVDQERMTRLNH, encoded by the exons ATGGAGAGCAGCCTGTCCAGACTTCTTGTTGGACTCTCTGTACAGATCAGTCGCAGTGATG GACGAGTGCATCCGGCGACGGTGAAATCCGTTGACACCGTCAAGTCCACGGTTATGGTGGAGTGGCATGAGAGGAACATCTGCCGAGGAAAGGAG GTTGAAGTGAGTGAGTTATGTACACTCAATCCAGATCTACTGGATCATATAAATGCTGTCACCAACAAAGCTGCAGACCCACCACTGGTTCAAGACAAG AAATATGAAGGTCGATTGCGCTCATCCAGGATTCCTGCCCCTTCCTCCT CCTCTGCTCCAGCTGTCACCAAGGCTGAAGAGTCAG TTGCCAGTCGGTCTCAGGCAAGGCAGACGTGCATGTTCCAGGCTCCTGCCCCagttccagcagcagcagcagcagctccaacctcagaGTCTTCTCAGGCAAACCCAGAGACAATTCGCCCTGATATTCCCCCATCATCAGTCCCCACAAACTCTG CGACTCTTAATAAGCAAAGGAGAAAGAATGAGGCCAAACCAGCACAGTTGCTGCCTTTTGTTCGAGAGTCTGTAAAGGAAAATGAAGAACCTGAGAGAATGCCTCCTCCGCCTGCAGTCAAAG GCAGAAGAAAATCAGTTGCCCCCCAAGAGACAAACAAAGGCAGCAAAAGGCTCTCTTGTGTAATAAAACCCCCTGAAATGCAGACCAAGAGGGGAAAG tttggAGAGCCTTCTCGACCAAACCAAAAGTTCTACGAGATGATCCAAGACTTCAGAGAGACTTTAGAAATCATCCCCATATCATCTGCAGACCTG gttgAACCTCACAGGATTTGCGTGTGTGTTCGCAAACGGCCACTTAACAAGCAAG AGATAAATAGGAAGGAGATAGATGTTGTGACCATACCTGGAAAGGGGGCACTATTGGTCCATGAGCCAAAACACAAAGTGGACCTCACCAAGTACTTGGAAAACCAAATGTTCCACTTTGACTACTCCTTCGACGAGACTGCCACCAATGAACTGGTCTACAA GTTCACTGCCAAACCTTTGGTGCAGTCAATTTTTGACGGTTGCATGGCAACATGTTTCGCCTATGGccagacaggaagtggaaagACTCAT ACAATGGGGGGTGATTTCACAGGGAGGCAGCAGAACAGTGCCAAAGGGATCTACGCCTTGGCAG CCCAGGATGTTTTCGCCTATCTCAGCAACAGGAAGTATTCCAACCTGGATCTCTCTGCCTATGTCAGCTTCTTTGAGATTTACAATGGCAAA GTGTATGACCTGCTGAACAAGAAGGCCAAGCTCCGTGTTCTGGAGGATGTCCGACAGCAGGTTCAGGTCGTGGGCCTAGAGGAGGTCTACGTCACCACAGCAGAAGAGGTCATCAGGATGATACAGACAGGCAGTGCATGCAG AACATCAGGCCAGACGTCAGCAAACGCCAACTCATCCCGCTCCCATGCGATTCTCCAGATTGTGCTACGACGCAATGACCGTGCTTCCACGCTGCATGGCAAGTTTTCATTGGTTGATTTGGCTGGCAATGAGCGTGGCACGGATGTCAGCAGCAATGACCGCAGCACTTTGGTTGAGACTGCAGAGATCAACCGCAGCCTGCTGGCTCTCAAG GAATGCATTCGTTCACTGGGAAAAAACAGCGATCACATTCCTTTCCGAATGAGCACTTTAACCAAGGTCCTCAGGGATTCCTTTATTGGAGAGAAGTCCCGGACCTGCATG atTTCTATGGTGTCGCCCGGCATGGCTTCATGTGAATATACAATGAACACACTACGTTATGCTGACAG AGTGAAGGAACTGAATGGTAATTCCAAAGCCAGTGGAGCAGCCAAGTCACAAGAGCCTGTAAATAGCTCCTCAGATGAG GAATCTGTTGTGGATACCAGTGTGTATGATGCTATATCCCAAGTGGCAGAGCTAGAGGAGAAAGTTTATGTGGAGCTCCAA aggGCAACTGAACTTGTCAAGGCAATGGAGCAAACATCATACAACATTGAGTCAGGACTTCCTGACCTGGTGGATCATTCACGGAAGCTACTGG ACACAGTACTGGCCTTGCAGTCTGCTGTGGATCAGGAGAGAATGACGAGGCTGAACCATTGA
- the kif2c gene encoding kinesin-like protein KIF2C isoform X1 yields MESSLSRLLVGLSVQISRSDGRVHPATVKSVDTVKSTVMVEWHERNICRGKEVEVSELCTLNPDLLDHINAVTNKAADPPLVQDKKYEGRLRSSRIPAPSSSSAPAVTKAEESGRQVASRSQARQTCMFQAPAPVPAAAAAAPTSESSQANPETIRPDIPPSSVPTNSATLNKQRRKNEAKPAQLLPFVRESVKENEEPERMPPPPAVKGRRKSVAPQETNKGSKRLSCVIKPPEMQTKRGKFGEPSRPNQKFYEMIQDFRETLEIIPISSADLVEPHRICVCVRKRPLNKQEINRKEIDVVTIPGKGALLVHEPKHKVDLTKYLENQMFHFDYSFDETATNELVYKFTAKPLVQSIFDGCMATCFAYGQTGSGKTHTMGGDFTGRQQNSAKGIYALAAQDVFAYLSNRKYSNLDLSAYVSFFEIYNGKVYDLLNKKAKLRVLEDVRQQVQVVGLEEVYVTTAEEVIRMIQTGSACRTSGQTSANANSSRSHAILQIVLRRNDRASTLHGKFSLVDLAGNERGTDVSSNDRSTLVETAEINRSLLALKECIRSLGKNSDHIPFRMSTLTKVLRDSFIGEKSRTCMISMVSPGMASCEYTMNTLRYADRVKELNGNSKASGAAKSQEPVNSSSDEESVVDTSVYDAISQVAELEEKVYVELQRATELVKAMEQTSYNIESGLPDLVDHSRKLLDTVLALQSAVDQERMTRLNH; encoded by the exons ATGGAGAGCAGCCTGTCCAGACTTCTTGTTGGACTCTCTGTACAGATCAGTCGCAGTGATG GACGAGTGCATCCGGCGACGGTGAAATCCGTTGACACCGTCAAGTCCACGGTTATGGTGGAGTGGCATGAGAGGAACATCTGCCGAGGAAAGGAG GTTGAAGTGAGTGAGTTATGTACACTCAATCCAGATCTACTGGATCATATAAATGCTGTCACCAACAAAGCTGCAGACCCACCACTGGTTCAAGACAAG AAATATGAAGGTCGATTGCGCTCATCCAGGATTCCTGCCCCTTCCTCCT CCTCTGCTCCAGCTGTCACCAAGGCTGAAGAGTCAGGTCGGCAAG TTGCCAGTCGGTCTCAGGCAAGGCAGACGTGCATGTTCCAGGCTCCTGCCCCagttccagcagcagcagcagcagctccaacctcagaGTCTTCTCAGGCAAACCCAGAGACAATTCGCCCTGATATTCCCCCATCATCAGTCCCCACAAACTCTG CGACTCTTAATAAGCAAAGGAGAAAGAATGAGGCCAAACCAGCACAGTTGCTGCCTTTTGTTCGAGAGTCTGTAAAGGAAAATGAAGAACCTGAGAGAATGCCTCCTCCGCCTGCAGTCAAAG GCAGAAGAAAATCAGTTGCCCCCCAAGAGACAAACAAAGGCAGCAAAAGGCTCTCTTGTGTAATAAAACCCCCTGAAATGCAGACCAAGAGGGGAAAG tttggAGAGCCTTCTCGACCAAACCAAAAGTTCTACGAGATGATCCAAGACTTCAGAGAGACTTTAGAAATCATCCCCATATCATCTGCAGACCTG gttgAACCTCACAGGATTTGCGTGTGTGTTCGCAAACGGCCACTTAACAAGCAAG AGATAAATAGGAAGGAGATAGATGTTGTGACCATACCTGGAAAGGGGGCACTATTGGTCCATGAGCCAAAACACAAAGTGGACCTCACCAAGTACTTGGAAAACCAAATGTTCCACTTTGACTACTCCTTCGACGAGACTGCCACCAATGAACTGGTCTACAA GTTCACTGCCAAACCTTTGGTGCAGTCAATTTTTGACGGTTGCATGGCAACATGTTTCGCCTATGGccagacaggaagtggaaagACTCAT ACAATGGGGGGTGATTTCACAGGGAGGCAGCAGAACAGTGCCAAAGGGATCTACGCCTTGGCAG CCCAGGATGTTTTCGCCTATCTCAGCAACAGGAAGTATTCCAACCTGGATCTCTCTGCCTATGTCAGCTTCTTTGAGATTTACAATGGCAAA GTGTATGACCTGCTGAACAAGAAGGCCAAGCTCCGTGTTCTGGAGGATGTCCGACAGCAGGTTCAGGTCGTGGGCCTAGAGGAGGTCTACGTCACCACAGCAGAAGAGGTCATCAGGATGATACAGACAGGCAGTGCATGCAG AACATCAGGCCAGACGTCAGCAAACGCCAACTCATCCCGCTCCCATGCGATTCTCCAGATTGTGCTACGACGCAATGACCGTGCTTCCACGCTGCATGGCAAGTTTTCATTGGTTGATTTGGCTGGCAATGAGCGTGGCACGGATGTCAGCAGCAATGACCGCAGCACTTTGGTTGAGACTGCAGAGATCAACCGCAGCCTGCTGGCTCTCAAG GAATGCATTCGTTCACTGGGAAAAAACAGCGATCACATTCCTTTCCGAATGAGCACTTTAACCAAGGTCCTCAGGGATTCCTTTATTGGAGAGAAGTCCCGGACCTGCATG atTTCTATGGTGTCGCCCGGCATGGCTTCATGTGAATATACAATGAACACACTACGTTATGCTGACAG AGTGAAGGAACTGAATGGTAATTCCAAAGCCAGTGGAGCAGCCAAGTCACAAGAGCCTGTAAATAGCTCCTCAGATGAG GAATCTGTTGTGGATACCAGTGTGTATGATGCTATATCCCAAGTGGCAGAGCTAGAGGAGAAAGTTTATGTGGAGCTCCAA aggGCAACTGAACTTGTCAAGGCAATGGAGCAAACATCATACAACATTGAGTCAGGACTTCCTGACCTGGTGGATCATTCACGGAAGCTACTGG ACACAGTACTGGCCTTGCAGTCTGCTGTGGATCAGGAGAGAATGACGAGGCTGAACCATTGA